Part of the Solwaraspora sp. WMMA2065 genome is shown below.
TCGTCGACACCGGCAGTACGCCGGCCGAGGCCGCCGAGCTGGTCGAGGCGGCCCGGCGGATCACCCACCTGCCCTGGTCGGTGGTGAACACCCATCACCACTTCGACCACTGCTTCGGCAACCAGGTGGCCGCCGGGGATCCGCCCGCGCCGGTGTGGGCCCACCAGGAGGCGGCCCGGCTGCTGGCCCGCCCGGTCGAGGTGGTCCGCGACGAGGCGTACCGCGAGATGATCGGCCACGATCCGCAGCTGGCCGAGCAGCTCAGCCACGCGGTGGTCCACCCACCGGACCGTACGGTGACCCGCGCCGCGACGCTCGACCTGGGCGGCCGGGTGGTTGAGCTGTGGCATCCCGGGCGCGGGCACACAGTCGGCGACCTGGTGGTGCACGTCCCGGACGCGGACCTGCTGGTCGCCGGTGACCTGGTCGAGCAGGGTGCCCCACCGTCGTTCGACGACGCCTACCCGCTGGAGTGGCCGGACACCCTCGCGGCGGTGCTGCGGCGCCTCGGGCCGGCCAGTGTCGTGGTGCCCGGCCACGGCACCTGCGTCGGCGTCGACTTCGTCCGGGCCCAGCACGCTGACCTGGTGGCGTTGGAGTGGCTGATCCGCGACGGGCACGCCGACGGGGCGCCGCCGGAACAGGTCGCCGCGCGGGCACCGTTCGGGCCGCAGGCGGCGGGCACCGCGGTCGTCCGCGGCTACGCCGAACTGTCCAACCGGGCCTGACCGCACTCGGCGCGACCGACGGGAGCCGGCGACGGCGGTCCGGAGTCGATGGTGAGTAGGGCGGGCAGCGGACCCGCGTCGGCGTCGACGAGGTCACCGAGGCGAACCTCGTCGAGCGCGGAGAGGAAGGCCGCTCGGGCCCGGCGCAGCTCGACGCGCAGTCGGCAGTCGGCGCGCAGCGGGCAGGCCGGCTGGTCGCAGGAGACAACCTCACCGTCGCCTTCGAAAGCCCGTACCACCTGGGCCACGGTCATCTCGGCGGCGGCCGGGACGAACGCGGTGCCGCCTGCCCGGCCCCGCACCGTGACCAGAACGCCGAGCCGTTGCAACCGCTGCACCACCTTGGCGACGTGGCTGCGCGGCAGGGCGAGCCGGGCGGCCAGGTCGTCCACCGTGGTACGGGTGCGAGACGCGGCGGTGAACATGGCGACCCGTAACGCCATGTCCGTGGACCGGTTGAGCTTCACGTCCCGACCCTAGTCAGCCACGGCAGACGGCACGGCCCGGCGTGAACGGCCCGGCCCGGCGCGGTGTGATCGGGGCTCGGGACCAATGGCCCTAAAAGAGGAGTCACAGATTCCTGTTTAGTGGCGTCGTACCCGTCCGATCCCCAAAGGAGTGACCGTGCTCTCGAAGTCCTCAGCAGCGGTGGTGACCGCGACCCTGCCCGTCGTACAGACCCACGGCGAGGCCATCACCAGCCGGTTCTACCAGCGGATGTTCGCCGCCCATCCGGAGCTGCTGGATCTGTTCAACCGGGGTAACCAGGCGACCGGCCGCCAGCAGGCGGCGCTGGCCGCCGCGGTGGTCGCCTACGCCGAGCACCTGACCGGGCGCAGCACGCTGCCCTGGGCGCCGATCCTGGACCGGATCGCACACAAGCACGCCTCCCTCGGCATCACCGCCACTCAGTATCCGATCGTCGGACGCCATCTGCTCGCCGCCGTCGGCGAGGTGCTCGGCGACGCCGTGACGCCCGAGGTCGCGGCGGCGTGGGACGAGGTCTACTGGCTACTGGCCTGCGAGCTGATCGCCCGGGAGGCCCGGCTGTACACCGTCGCCGGCCTTCCCTTGCGGGCCGGTGCCGGCTGGCGGCCGTGGCGGATCGTCGAGAGGATTCCGGAGACCGCCGACATCGTGTCGCTGATCCTGGCCCCGGCCGACGGCGACCCGGCACCCACCTTCACCCCCGGCCAGTACGTCTCGGTCGCGGTTGATCTGGCCGGCGGCCAGGGTCAGCAGATCCGCCAGTACAGTCTGTCCGGCCGTCCCGGCGCCGCGACCTGGCGGATCACCGTCAAACGGCTCCGGGGCGGGGCCGGCGCGGCGGGCGGGTCAGCCGGGTCGCCGGCACCGGACGGAACAGTCTCCAGCCAGCTGCACGACCGGACCGCCGTCGGTGACGTCCTGCGGCTGAGCCCGGCGTTCGGCGAGGTCAGCTCCATCGGCGCGCTCGGCGTGCCGCTGCTGCTGGTCAGTGCCGGGATCGGCGTCACCCCGGCGATGGCCGCCCTCGCCCAGCTGGGCGCGGTCGCGCCGGCCCGCGAGGTGGTGCTGGTGCACGCCGACCGGTCGGCGGCCGCGCACCCGTTGCGCCACGAGCTGCCGGAGCTCCAGCAGCGGATGCCCAACCTGTCGGTACACCTGTGGTACGAGGACGCCACCGACGGCGGGCTCCCCGATTTGAAGGCGACGATCCACCCCGGATGGGTCGATCCGGCACGGATCCCGCTCGCACCGGACACGTACGCGCACCTGTGCGGGCCGGTGCCGTTCATGGCGCAGGTTCGTGGCGAGCTGCTGCGCCGGGGCATGCCGGCCGAGCGGATCGGCTACGAGGTGTTCGGGCCGGGGATGCTGGCAGGCTGAGCCGCCGACACCGCCGTCGGCGGGCGACGGTCAACAGCACCGCCGAGTCCTCGTCGGCGTACAGCGCGTGCCGGGCATCCGGGATGACCAGCAGGTCACCCGTCTCGCCCGGCCAGGACCGGTCTCCGGCGACCAGCCGGATCCGGCCGCGCAGGTGCTGCGCACGTTCTGCCGCCGCTCACCCCGAGAGCCACTCATCTCGAGAGCCGCTCAACCCGAGACAAGAGCCGGCAGGACCGTACCGATCGGCTCGCGCACCACCGCGTCGGCGATCGTGTCGTACGGGGTCGGCGCGGCGTTGATGATCACGACGCGGGCACCGGACTCGGCGGCGATCTCGACCAGCCCGGCGGCCGGCTGCACCGTCAGCGAGGTGCCGACGGCGAGCATCAGGTCGCAGTCGGCGACGGCCCGCGCCGCCCGCCGCAGGGTCGGTCCGTGCAGCGACTGGCCGAACGAGATCGTCGCCGTCTTGAGGATGCCGGCGCAGTGCCGGCAAGCCGGGTCGTCCTCACCGGCGGCCACCCGGTCCAGGACCTCCTGGATGCCCGTACGGTCGGCGCAGCCGAGGCATTCGGCCTCGTACAACGTGCCGTGGATTTCGATCACGGTGTCCGGTGAGTTGCCGGCCCGCTGATGCAGCCCGTCGATGTTCTGGGTGACGATCGCAGCCAGCTTGCCGGCGCGCTCCCACTCGACCAACGCGGCGTGGCCGACGGAGTCTGTGGAGATGCCGGCTCCGGTCAACGCAACGATCCGGCGGGCGTCGGCGACCCATTCAGTGACCTGTCGGATGTCGACGTCGTCGCGTAGACCGCTCATCCTGCGACGGTAGCCGGCGTCACCGTCGGACGACGACTCCGGCCGGGCCAGCGCGTCCTCGTCCGGCCAGACCATGACCACCGACGGATTCCACTCCACCGGCCGAAACGGGGACAACGCACACGAGTTCCCGGTCACCTGTTCACGGGTGACCGGGAACTCGTCACGTTTGCCGTGAGCTATTAGCAGGACTGCGTCACATACCCGGTGGCCGCGCCGACGTGGGATGCCACCTCACGCCAGATTCCACCCGATAACGTGGCTTCAACCTGCGATCTCTACCGCCCCTATAGATCCCATTACCATCCGTCGGTTGCGGTCTTCTTGCGGCATCATCGGCGTCCGGCAGGGCTATGTCCCATCGGCCACCAATCTGCCCATCAAGAAATGCACCGCGCATCGAGTCAGCACCACGATCGTCGCCGCGCGGTACATCACCACCGTCACCACGAGAAAACTGACCACTAGAATACTCTACGTAGATACGTTGTATGCGATAGCCGATCGGACGACGAACACCTGGCTGACTGCGCTCAACAGCACGCGCCGCAATGAGGAAATCACTCACGAGCCGGTCGACTGCAGCACCTTCCGTCTCCGCCTCGACGAAGGCCTCGACTTCGATGACCCCTTCGACAGCGTCACTGGAGGTCGAAATATCTGCGACCTTAGCGGCATCCGCAACCCCGAGGATCCCTTCCAAGATGTGTTTTGCATCTGCGTGCAGTTCGGCCTCGACTGGCCGCAAGCCGGAGCTCCACCATCGGGGCACGACTCGCAAGACGACTCTAACCTCCACTCCCGCACCAGCTCCCTATGGGATCCAAGCCTCCAATTCCGCTTCCGCACCCTTCTGGGGCGCCGCCGACAGTCTAGCGAGTTAGCCCAATCCAGAAGTCTCTTGGCATACCTCTCGGCGTTCTGCGGGCGCCAGCTTACACTTCTCTGATGGCAACCCTTGGCGCAGACAATCGCTCCCTCCGGTTGATCCAGTTCAACCGTGAAATTGCGGATTCTCAGATCCTCCAAGACGTTATTGACCTCGATATCGGGATGGATTTGGAATCCAAACGCTCCCATTCTTCTCCCAACGTTGGGCACCCCTACCGCACGGCGCAGCGGTCCGTACCACAACGAGCGGATGCCCCATGGGTGACGCGGAGACTTTGTGGATCTCTTAGCACTCAGCACTTCAGCGCCAAGAGGCCCCGAGCATCAAGGCTTATCAGTATTCATGCCAGCGCATACTTATCATCCTGGTAACTTACCGCAGTTCCATAAATGTCGACGGACAATCTGTCCGTCGACCCATTTCCGGAGGCACCCGCAGCAGCGGACACGCCGGCCGTGATGTACGCGAGGCGGCGTCGAAGTCCGACGCAGTGAGCGCCAACCATGGCCGAGATCCGGGCGGTCGCCGCAACCCACCGTCTGACAACTCTGGCGAGGCGGACCGGTACGAGCCCGATCCGGACTGGACTAGGCCTGCGTGTGGACGAGCTGCGGGGAGCATGGCGGCCAACGGACGCTTGCACGCGAGCCCCAGACGCGGACGTGACCGGAGCCTCATCCGGTTAGCGCTCACCTACACCGGTCAAGGTTCCAGCGATACTCGTGTGAGATGTCCGCGAAACCTGGGTCCCACGTGGATTCTCACCTGGATGGAGCCGACTGCCACCGAGGTCGCCGACCGGGTGCACGCGCTGCCGACCCGGTCTCGCCGCCAACGTCAGCGACGACCAGGTCAGCCGGGCGCAAAAAGTCAGCCGAAACGTTCGGCGACGGCCGCCCGGGTGGGCATCGACACCGCGCCGCCCGGTGACTCGCACACCAGCCCCGCCACCTGTAGGGCGAACCCGACCCGGGCGGCCCAGCCGGCGGCGTCGGCCGGCAGCCCGGTGCCGAGCAGTTCGGCGATCAGTGCGGCCATCACCGAGTCGCCGGCGCCGGTGGCGTCGACCGCGGCCACCGTCGGGGCGGCCACGGTCAGCACCTCGCGGCCGGCGCTGACCAGGGCGCCGGCCGCGCCCCGGGTGACCACCACCGCACCGGCACCGAGATCGTGCAGCAGCGCGGCGGCGGTCACCGGGTCGGCACCGTCGTAGAGCACCTCGGCGTCGGCGGCGCTCAGCTTGACCAGGTCGGCGGTTGCCGCGAAGCCGGCGACGACCTGCCGGTACGCAGCCAGCGAAGCGGTGTCGGGCAGCAGCCGGGGCCGGACGTTGGGGTCGAACACCCGCAGCCCGCCGGTGCCCGCCCAGGCCTGTCGGGCGGCGACCCGGGTCGGCTCGCACAGCAGCGCGATAGAGCCGCAGTAGAGCACGGCGGCGTCGCCGACCAGTTTCCCATCGAGGCTGGCCGGTTCGAGCAGCCCGTACGAGGGTGGGTCGCCGTAGAAGCGGAAGTCCGGCTCGGCGCCGGTGAAGGTGGCCACCGCCAGGGTGGTGGGCGCGGGCACGGTGACCATGGCCCGGTCGCCGACCCCGGCGGTACGCAGGAAGTCTCGGATCCGGTCGGCGAGCGGGTCGTCGCCGAGGGCCCCGGCGAACTCGACCGCACCGCCGAGCCGGGCGACGCCGACCGCGACGTTCAGCGGCGCCCCGCCGATCACCTGGCGGTAGACCGGTTGGCCGGCGCATTCGCCGTCGAGCAGGTCGATCAGTGCCTCGCCGAGCACCACCGCGTACCGCATGGATCTTCCTTCCACCTGCAGTTTTGCCGCTCCGAAGTCTGCCAGGTCGGCGCCCCGGCACCGGCCGCCACCCCGCACCCCGCACCTCACATCGAGCAGCGACTATTGCACTTCCGATCGATGTATGGTGGGATATCGATTACCAGGACGGCGTGGGGGCAACTCGCTGTCCTTCGGACTCGCCGGGAGCTGCGCGAGCGCGCTAGACGTCCATCGGACGGCACGTCGGTCGACCGCGTCCGCGGCACGGCCGGCCAGTCGCCGTTCCTCCTTATGTTTCCTGACGTTCCGCCATGTCGGAACCCATCGCCCTGTCCGCCGGCCCGGGTCTGTCCCGCGCCGTGGACCGGTTCACGAAGGAGTCTCGGTGAAAGCTCTACGCAGAGTGGCGGTAGTTGCCGCCGCTTCCGCGCTCACCGCCGGCCTGCTCACGGTGGTGACCCCCAACGCGGCTTCCGCGCACGGTGCCGCCATGGCGCCGGGCAGCCGCACCTACCTCTGCTGGGTCGACGGTCTGTCGCAGTCCGGCCAGATCATCCCGCAGAACCCGGCCTGCTCGGCCGCCGTCGCCCAGAGCGGCGCCAACTCGCTGTACAACTGGTTCAGTGTGCTGCGCTCCGACGCGGGTGGCCGCACCACCGGTTTCATCCCCGACGGACAGCTGTGCAGCGGTGGCAACTCCGGCTTCTCCGGCTACAACCTGGCCCGCAACGACTGGCCGCTGACCCACCTGACCGCCGGTGCCCGGATGGAGTTCAAGTACAGCAACTGGGCCCACCACCCTGGCACGTTCTACTTCTACGTGACCAAGGACAGCTGGAGCCCGAACCGCGCGCTGGCCTGGAGCGACCTGGAGGCGACGCCGTTCCTGACGGTGACCAACCCGCCGCAGCGGGGCGCGGTCGGCACCAACGACGGCCACTACTACTTCAGCGGCAACCTGCCCAGCAACAAGAGCGGCCGGCACATCATCTACTCGCGGTGGGTCCGCTCGGACAGCCAGGAGAACTTCTTCGGCTGCTCGGACGTCACGTTCGACGGTGGCAACGGTGAGGTCACCGGGATCGGGGGCAACCCGAACCCGACCCCGCCGCCGACCACCGCTCCGCCGCCCACCACGGCCCCGCCGACCACCGCGCCCCCGACCACCGCGCCGCCGACCAGCAACCCGCCCACCGGCGGCTGCTCGGCGACCTACCGGACCACAAGCTCCTGGTCCGGTGGATTCCAGGGTGAGGTGACGGTCACCAACAACAGTTCCGCGAGCATCGGCGGATGGACCACGACCCTGAACTTCGGCAGCGGGGTCACCATCAACAGCCTGTGGAGCGGCACCCACACGGTGAGCGGATCGAGTGTCACCGTCCGCAACGCGGCCTGGAACGGGTCGCTGTCGCCGAGCGGGTCGACCACGTTCGGCTTCGTCGCCAACGGCAGCCCAGGCACACCGTCGACGGCCTGCTCCGCGAGCTGATCCACCGCCGTACACGGCCGATTCCCACCTGACCGGGCCCGGCAGCGCGAGACGCTGCCGGGCCCGGTCGGTGCGTGGCCTCGCAGGTCGAGTCGACGCGTGACTCGGTAGTCCCGGCGAGCCGGACCGCAGTGGGTCAGGCCACCATCGACCCGACCACCGGCTTGGTGAGCAGCGCCGACTGGTTGCGCCGGATGCCGGGGTCGAGTGAACGTTCCACGAAGATCGCGTGCCAGATGCAGAACACCAGCACCGTCCACACCTTGCGGGAGTGGTCGGCCTCCTCACGCTTATGCTCGTCGAGCAGCCGCATCGCGTACGACAGGTCGAGCAGGTCACCGGCGCCCGAGGTGGCGAAGATGTGCCGGGCCCACTCGTACATCTCGCCGCGCAGCCACACCCGGGTCGGGGTCGGGAAGCCGAGCTTGCGGCGGTTCACGATGGCCGGCGGCACCACGGCCTGCAGGGCCTGGCGCATCGCGTACTTGGTGGCGTCGGAGCGGGGCGGCAGCCGTAGCTCCACCGGGATCTTCGCGGCCACGTCGAAGACCTCCTTGTCGAGGAAGGGCACCCGCACCTCCAGCGAATGCGCCATCGAGATCCGGTCCGCCTTGACCAGGATGTCGCCGCGCAGCCAGGTGTACAGGTCGACGTACTGCATCTTGGTGACGTCGTCGAGCTCGGCGCACTCGGCGTAGATCGGCGCGGTCACGTCGGTGTAGCGCACCGACGGGTCGTAGCGGCGCAGCAGGTGCCGCTTCTCCTCCTCGGTGAACATCCGCGCGTTGCCGTAGTAGCGCTCCTCGATCGGGGTGGTGCCGCGTTCCAGGAAGCTCTTACCCTTGACCCCCTGTGGGATCACCTTCGAGACGGCACGCAGCCCTTTCTGCATCGGATCCGGCAGTCCGTGCACCGCGCCCAGCGACAGCGGCTCGCGGTAGATGGTGTAGCCGCCGAAGAACTCGTCCGCGCCTTCGCCGGAGAGCACCACCGTCACGTGTTCGGCGGCCTTCTGCGCCACGAAGTACAGCGGCACCAGCGCCGGGTCGGCCACCGGGTCGTCCAGGTGCCAGACGATGCGCGGCAGCGCCTCCATCATGTCCTGTGGCCCGATCTTCGTCGGGATGGTGGTCACGTTCAGGTGCCGGGCCGAGTCCTGGGCGACCTCGATCTCCGAGTAGCCCGACACGTCGTACCCGACGGTGAAGGTCAGGATGTTCGGGTTGAACTCGCGGGCCAGCGCCACCACCGCGGTCGAGTCGATGCCGCTGGACAGGAACGCTCCGACCGGCACGTCGGCCCGCATGTGCATGCGTACGCTCTCCCGCAGCGTCTCGCGGATCTCGTCGTACAGCCGCTGCGGGTCCGGCGTCGGCGTCGGCCGGAAGATCGGCTGGTACCAGCGGCGGACCTGTACACCACCGGCCGGGTCCGGCGCCGGCCCACCGGTCGTCGGGTCCAGCGCCGGCGGCGACCAGGTCAGGCACTCCCCGGAGCCGATCCGGCTGATTCCGGAGTGCAGGGTGCGCGGCTCGGGCACGTACTGCAGGGTCAGATAGTGCGACAGGTTCGCGGTGTCCACCCCGGCGTCGCCGGCACCCGCGGCGGCGGAGAACGGCAGCAGCGCTTTCTTCTCCGAGGCCAGGTAGATGCCGTCCGGGGTCTGCAGGTAGTGCAGCGGCTTGATGCCGAAGTAGTCCCGGGCGCCGAACGCGCGACGCCGCTGCCGGTCCCAGATCACGAAGGCGAACATGCCGCGCAGCTTGTGCAGCACCTTCTCGCCCCAGTAGTGGTATCCGGCGACGATCACCTCACCATCACCGGCGGTGGCGAACTGCGCGCCGAACTCCCGGACCAGCTGGTCCCGCAGCTCGATGTAGTTGTAGATCTCGCCGTTGAAGGTGAGCAGGTAGCGGCCGTCGGCGTAGGCGAGCGGCTCCTGGCTGGACGCCACGTCGATGATGGCCAGCCGCTTGTGCGCGAACACCGCGTCCGCCCACCGGCCGGTCGGGTCGCCGATCACCTCCACGCCGGTCTCGTCCGGGCCACGGTGGTGCAGGCATTCCAACGCGTGGGCGATCGCGTCGCGGTGTGCGCCGGCGTCGCCGCGGGCGCTGAAAAAGGCCAGGAGTCCGCACATGGCAGACATCTTTTCACGAGCCGGTCACGCGGTACCGTCGAGTACGCCCAACCGTGGGGAGGACGCAGTGACACACGATCAGACCGAGGGCACGGCACCGGACCGGGCCGGAGCCACCGGCACCGAGATGACCGCCGAAGGCACCGAGACGACCGCCGAGGTCGCCGCCGAGCAGCCGCGCACCGAGTCGCACGACCCGGACTTCCCGGAGAAGCTCCTGGAGTTCATGCGCACCGGCTGGCGCGACGACACGCTGCCGCTCGCCCCGCGCGCCGAGGTGCCGAACCACGCCCGCCGCCGTGCCGCCCTCGCCGACGCCTTCCCCGGCGAGACCCTGGTGGTGCCCACCGGCACCGAGAAGACCCGGGCCAACGACACCGACTACCCGTTCCGGCCGGGCAGCGACTTCGTCTACCTGACCGGTGACCACGATCCGGACAGCGTGCTGGTGCTGCACCCGACCGGCGACGGACACGACGCGGTGCTCTACACCCGGCAGCGGTCGTCGCGCGACAACGACGAGTTCTTCCGCAGCCGCGACGGCGAGCTGTGGGTGGGCCGGCGGCGCACCCTGGCGGAGAAGTCCACCGAGCTGGGCCTGCGCACGGCGCCGCTGAGTGAGCTGCCGCAGGCGTTGGCCGGGTGCGCGCCCGCCCGGACCCGGGTGCTGCGCGGCTTCGACCCGCGGGTGGACGCGGCGGTGCTGCCGTACGACAGCGGCGACGACGCCGGGGCCCGCGACCGCGAGCTGGCCTCGGCGATCGCCGAGGCGAAGCTGGTCAAGGACGAGTGGGAGGTCGCCCAGCTGCAGGCGGCGATCGACGCGACGGTCCGCGGCTTCGAGGACGTGGCCCGGGTACTGCCGGCCGACCGACCGGTCGCCGAACGGCTGCTGGAAGGGGTCTTCGCGCTGCGGGCCCGGCACGACGGCAACGACGTCGGCTACGGATCGATCGTCGGCGCGGGCGCGCACGCGACGATCCTGCACTGGGTACGCAACGACGGCGTCACCCGTCCGGGTGACCTGCTGCTGATGGACATGGGCGTGGAGGGGCACCACCTCTACACCGCCGACGTGACCCGGACCCTGCCGGTGTCCGGCCGGTTCACCGCCCTGCAGCGCCAGGTCTACGACATCGTCTACGCCGCGCAGCAGGCCGGAATGGACTACATCAAGCCGGGAGTGAAGTTCAGCGACGTGCACCAGACCTGCATGCGGGTGCTCGCCGAAGGCCTGGCCGAGCTGGGCGTGCTGCCGGTCAGCGTGGACGAGGCGATGGAGAAGGAGTCGACCGTCTACCGCCGGTGGACGCTGCACGGCTTCGGCCACATGCTCGGCATCGACGTGCACGACTGCTCGTACGCCCGTAAGGAACGCTACCGCGACGGCGAGCTCGGCGAGGGGTACGTGCTGACCGTCGAGCCCGGCCTGTACTTCCAGCCGGAGGACGAGCTGGTGCCCGAGGAGCTGCGCGGCGTCGGCATCCGGATCGAGGACGACGTGCTGGTCACCGCCGCCGGCGCGGTGAACCTGTCGGCCGGGCTGCCCCGGCAGGCCGACGAGGTCGAGGCCTGGCTGGCGGCGCAGCGCGACGCCGGCCCCCGGCTGCCCTGACGCACGCCTGCCCTGACGCACGCCCGCCCCGACCATTGTCGGCCCCGATCTGCACCGGATCGGCACCGGTGCCGATCCGGTGGGCCGTCAGGTCGGCCCGACGAAGACCGCCACGGTACGCGGCGGCACGGTGAACGTGCCGGTGGCGGCGTCGAAGCTGGCCTGCCGGCTCACCGGGGCGGCCGAGTCGCGCAGCACCGGGTGCAGTTCGATGGCGGCCCGGCGTAGCTCGGGCAGCCGCTGCCGGGCGGTCTGCGGAGTCGCGTTGAAGATCACCGTCACCGACCCCCACCGCCGGTCCAGGCCGGCGGAGCGCAGCCGCATGGTGATCACGCCGGGGGTCTCGGCCGGCCCGGCCAGCGGGAAGCTGACCCGCTGCTGCACCTCGCGGGCGGTGGACAGGGCGAACACCGGTGACGAAGCACGGATTCGCAGCAGTTCGGCGTACCGGGCGGCGGTCGCCTCGATCGTGGCGCAGTCCGGCACCAGGGCCGGGTCGGCGAGCAGCGGTCCGGCGTACGGCCATTTGTCGGCGTTGTCGGCGGCAGCCCGGCGCCGAATCCGTTGCCGGCAGCGCAGTCCCAGCGGATCTGGTTGAACCAGTCCCCCGAGTTGTACGAGTTGCGGTCCAACGACTTGGACCGCAACCGTTCACTGCCGGCGGTGACGAACCCGGTCCCCTGGGCGAAGACCACCGTCGACAGGGCGAGCAGCTGGGCCCGGGACCGGTCGGCCGCCGACGTGCCCGCCGGCAGCTTGTACGCCAGCGCGTCGTAGAGAATCTCGTTGTCGTGGGCGTCGACGTAGGTCACCGCCTCCCCCGGTGCCGCCGTGTAGCCGGCCGGTGAGCCGTTGTAGTCGACGTCGGCGCCGGTCACCCGATCGCCGCTGGCAGCGGTGAACGAGTACCCGGCCAGGTTGCCGGTCAGCCCGACCTTGATCAGGTCCTGCTGGTGGCGCAACCGGGTCTGCTGCTCGGCGCGGCTGCCGTTGACCGGATCCCCGTTCGGATCGGTGAACAGGCCGGAGGCGAAGCCCTGCACCCGTGGGTTGGCGTCGAACGGGCCACCGCCGCGCACCGCGTCACGCAGCCGGTCGGTGAACGTGCCGACCCCGGTGCCGGCCATGTTGGCCTGGGTGGCCTGGACGAACCGGGCGTCGCCGGCGACCTCGCCTAAGTCCCAGCCCTCGCCGTAGAGCAGGATCGACCGGCCGTCCACCCCGTCCCGGGCCACGGTCAGCCGGTCCAGCGCCCGGCGTACCGCCAGGATGTTCGCCTTCGGGTGGTGGCCCATCAGGTCGAACCGGAAGCCGTCCACCTTGTACGCCCGGGCCCAGGTGACCACCGAGTCGACGACCAGCCGGCCCATCATGGCGTGTTCCGGTGCGGTGTTGGCGCAGCAGGTGGAGGTGGCGACGGTGCCGTCGTCGAGCAGCCGGTGGT
Proteins encoded:
- a CDS encoding aminopeptidase P family protein; translation: MTAEGTETTAEVAAEQPRTESHDPDFPEKLLEFMRTGWRDDTLPLAPRAEVPNHARRRAALADAFPGETLVVPTGTEKTRANDTDYPFRPGSDFVYLTGDHDPDSVLVLHPTGDGHDAVLYTRQRSSRDNDEFFRSRDGELWVGRRRTLAEKSTELGLRTAPLSELPQALAGCAPARTRVLRGFDPRVDAAVLPYDSGDDAGARDRELASAIAEAKLVKDEWEVAQLQAAIDATVRGFEDVARVLPADRPVAERLLEGVFALRARHDGNDVGYGSIVGAGAHATILHWVRNDGVTRPGDLLLMDMGVEGHHLYTADVTRTLPVSGRFTALQRQVYDIVYAAQQAGMDYIKPGVKFSDVHQTCMRVLAEGLAELGVLPVSVDEAMEKESTVYRRWTLHGFGHMLGIDVHDCSYARKERYRDGELGEGYVLTVEPGLYFQPEDELVPEELRGVGIRIEDDVLVTAAGAVNLSAGLPRQADEVEAWLAAQRDAGPRLP